In Nocardia yunnanensis, one DNA window encodes the following:
- a CDS encoding FAD-dependent oxidoreductase, whose protein sequence is MSIRSALVIGGGISGPVTAAALRRAGIDATVFEAYPGPAYGIGANLALAPNGVAALEIVGAADPVRALAVPVSRSSMSVNGKRFDLPGLRDIEPLRVIDRADLHQALHDSAVAAGVRFEYDKRLVDVEEHAGGVTALFADGSDATADVLIGADGIRSTVRTLVDPQAPGPTYLRMLSFGAYTDCALDLEPETMTFAFGKRAYYLYWPMPDGRVSWGANLPSQQYFSLTEARAVPAEQWLRTLRDVYAGEDPGERLARATTPAQLSVVGALHIMPSVPHWYRGRMVLTGDAIHAPSNTSGQGASLAIESAVELARCLRDIDDPARAFATYEALRRPRVEGVAARVARMNQTKAAGPIARKAMQWMMPLMFKRMDPEKLLGGEQRFRIDWEATVRPEPVPA, encoded by the coding sequence ATGTCCATTCGTTCCGCCCTCGTCATCGGCGGTGGCATCTCCGGTCCGGTGACCGCCGCCGCCCTGCGCCGCGCCGGCATCGACGCCACCGTCTTCGAGGCCTACCCGGGTCCCGCCTACGGCATCGGCGCCAACCTGGCCCTCGCACCCAATGGGGTGGCCGCGCTCGAGATCGTCGGCGCCGCCGACCCGGTGCGCGCCCTGGCCGTCCCGGTCAGCCGCTCGTCGATGTCGGTGAACGGCAAGCGATTCGACCTGCCCGGATTGCGCGATATCGAGCCGCTGCGGGTGATCGACCGCGCCGACCTGCACCAGGCGCTGCACGACAGCGCCGTGGCCGCGGGCGTGCGCTTCGAATACGACAAGCGGCTCGTCGACGTCGAGGAGCACGCGGGCGGGGTGACCGCCCTGTTCGCCGACGGCAGCGATGCCACCGCGGATGTGCTCATCGGCGCGGACGGCATCCGCTCCACCGTGCGCACCCTCGTCGATCCACAGGCCCCCGGGCCGACGTACCTGCGCATGCTCAGCTTCGGCGCGTACACCGACTGCGCTCTCGACCTGGAGCCGGAGACCATGACCTTCGCCTTCGGCAAGCGGGCCTACTACCTGTACTGGCCCATGCCCGACGGCCGCGTGTCCTGGGGCGCGAATCTGCCCTCGCAGCAGTACTTCTCGCTGACCGAGGCTCGCGCCGTACCGGCCGAACAGTGGCTGCGCACCCTGCGCGACGTCTACGCCGGGGAGGATCCGGGCGAGCGGCTGGCCCGCGCCACCACGCCCGCGCAGTTGTCCGTGGTCGGCGCGCTGCACATCATGCCGTCGGTCCCGCACTGGTATCGGGGCCGGATGGTATTGACCGGCGATGCCATTCACGCGCCCAGCAACACCTCGGGGCAGGGCGCGTCGCTGGCCATCGAGAGCGCCGTCGAGCTGGCCCGCTGCCTGCGCGACATCGACGATCCGGCACGGGCTTTCGCCACCTACGAGGCGCTGCGGCGGCCGCGGGTGGAAGGCGTCGCGGCCCGCGTCGCCCGGATGAACCAGACCAAGGCGGCCGGGCCGATCGCGCGCAAGGCCATGCAGTGGATGATGCCGCTGATGTTCAAGCGGATGGATCCGGAGAAGCTGCTCGGCGGCGAGCAGCGCTTCCGGATCGACTGGGAGGCCACGGTCCGGCCGGAGCCGGTCCCCGCCTGA
- a CDS encoding MDR family MFS transporter translates to MTGASATAQQPAPPPPLSKARRNVVFGTVALGMLMAALDSTIVSTALPTIVADLGGAGHMAWVVTAYLVAEAIATALSGKFGDLFGRKLVFQVSGAVFIVGSMVAGLAHGMTLLIFARAIQGLGAGGLMVTSMALIADVIPLRERGKYQGALGAVFGITTVIGPTLGGLFTDHLSWRWCFYVNVPLAIVMILLAARTIPMTRSAVKPVLDYLGIALVAVGVTCLILGLEWGGQEYAWGSSMILGLFAAAVVALASFVFAELRAREPMLPMHLFRSNVFTVCSILSFIVGFALLGAMTYLPAYLQYVEGVSATASGVRTLPLVVGLFITSILSGNIVGKTGQYKVFPILGCAVMAVGLYLMSTMGPGTGFWVMSLYMLILGLGVGLAMQVLTIAVQNSVPYSDLGTATSGVTFFRTIGSAFGTTVFGTLYSNHLRPDLEAALIESRVPPQVAQNPAALRELPGPQAAPIVQAYADSIDFVFRWVVPVAVLGFAVAFLLKQVKLRDSARAEATDVGEQFSMPDSPDRLVQLERAVARVLRKLRDNAVPDPGILAAAGSSLGRDEAWALGQVRMYNRLRGTANLRDIARTHWIPAELIGPVYDKAERDGLLRRAGDELALTDKGVQEVDRVRAAWKRWVETQLTDWDCAGPEDRALLDQAIDNIAGKLLDEADRPDALPVGR, encoded by the coding sequence ATGACCGGCGCCAGCGCAACCGCCCAGCAGCCCGCTCCGCCGCCGCCCCTGAGCAAGGCGCGCAGAAACGTCGTCTTCGGAACCGTCGCCCTGGGCATGCTCATGGCCGCCCTCGATTCCACCATCGTCTCCACCGCGCTGCCGACCATCGTCGCGGATCTCGGCGGCGCCGGGCACATGGCCTGGGTGGTCACCGCGTATCTGGTGGCCGAGGCCATCGCGACCGCGTTGTCGGGCAAGTTCGGCGATCTGTTCGGCCGCAAACTGGTGTTCCAGGTCAGCGGGGCCGTCTTCATCGTCGGCTCGATGGTCGCGGGGCTCGCGCACGGCATGACCCTGCTGATCTTCGCCCGGGCCATTCAGGGGCTGGGCGCGGGCGGGCTGATGGTCACCTCCATGGCGCTCATCGCCGATGTCATCCCGCTGCGCGAACGCGGCAAGTACCAGGGCGCGCTGGGCGCGGTCTTCGGCATCACCACGGTGATCGGGCCGACGCTGGGCGGACTGTTCACCGACCATCTGAGCTGGCGCTGGTGCTTCTACGTCAATGTCCCGCTGGCGATCGTCATGATCTTGCTGGCGGCCCGGACCATTCCCATGACCCGCTCGGCCGTCAAACCCGTTCTCGACTATCTGGGCATCGCCTTGGTCGCCGTCGGCGTCACCTGCCTGATTCTCGGATTGGAATGGGGCGGACAGGAATACGCGTGGGGCTCGTCGATGATCCTGGGCCTGTTCGCGGCCGCGGTGGTGGCGCTGGCGAGTTTCGTGTTCGCCGAATTGCGGGCCCGCGAACCCATGCTGCCCATGCACCTGTTTCGCAGCAATGTGTTCACTGTGTGCTCGATCCTGAGCTTCATCGTCGGCTTCGCGCTGCTGGGCGCGATGACCTACCTGCCCGCGTATCTGCAATACGTGGAGGGTGTTTCGGCGACCGCGTCGGGCGTGCGCACGCTGCCACTGGTGGTCGGGTTGTTCATCACCTCCATCCTGTCGGGCAATATCGTCGGAAAGACGGGGCAGTACAAGGTTTTTCCGATTCTGGGCTGCGCGGTCATGGCGGTGGGCCTGTACCTCATGTCGACCATGGGACCGGGCACCGGCTTCTGGGTCATGTCGCTGTACATGCTGATCCTGGGTCTGGGCGTCGGTCTGGCCATGCAGGTGCTGACCATCGCCGTGCAGAACAGCGTCCCGTATTCGGATCTGGGGACCGCGACCTCGGGCGTCACCTTCTTCCGGACCATCGGCAGCGCGTTCGGCACCACCGTGTTCGGCACCCTCTACTCGAACCATCTGCGGCCGGATCTGGAAGCGGCGCTGATCGAATCGCGGGTGCCGCCGCAGGTGGCGCAGAACCCGGCGGCGCTGCGCGAGCTGCCCGGACCGCAGGCCGCCCCGATCGTGCAGGCGTACGCGGACTCCATCGATTTCGTGTTCCGCTGGGTGGTGCCGGTGGCCGTGCTGGGTTTCGCGGTGGCGTTCTTGCTGAAGCAGGTGAAGCTGCGCGACAGCGCCCGGGCCGAGGCCACCGACGTGGGGGAGCAGTTCTCCATGCCGGATTCCCCCGACCGGCTGGTGCAATTGGAGCGGGCCGTGGCGCGGGTGCTGCGCAAACTGCGCGACAACGCGGTTCCGGATCCGGGCATCCTCGCGGCGGCGGGCAGTTCGCTGGGCCGCGACGAGGCGTGGGCGCTGGGACAGGTGCGCATGTACAACCGGCTGCGCGGCACCGCCAATCTGCGAGATATCGCCCGAACCCATTGGATCCCAGCGGAATTGATCGGTCCGGTGTACGACAAGGCCGAACGCGACGGGCTGCTGCGACGCGCCGGTGACGAACTCGCCCTCACCGACAAGGGCGTCCAGGAGGTCGACCGGGTGCGTGCGGCGTGGAAGCGCTGGGTGGAAACCCAGCTCACCGACTGGGATTGCGCCGGCCCCGAGGATCGCGCGCTGCTCGATCAGGCCATCGACAATATCGCCGGCAAGCTGCTCGACGAGGCCGACCGCCCCGACGCCCTGCCGGTCGGCCGCTGA
- a CDS encoding oxidoreductase yields MAWKPSEITDQTGRTFVITGANGGLGEQTTKVLAGKGATVVMACRNAAKAQEVADRIDGDVRVATLDLADLTSVRQFAETQGDFDVLINNAGLMNIPFSRTKDGFETQWGVNHLGHFALTGLLLDKVRDRVVTLASIAHKQTPKLWIDDLNYENRRYQRNLAYAQAKLSNLMFARELQHRLAAAGSAKRSYAVHPGVSATDLFARTETPLDKISKPFIRIVGQSPFHAAYSSLFAATEPDADPNIYWGPTRWFGSQGPVEASPSSKISNDPELLRRLWDESERLTGVTYKF; encoded by the coding sequence ATGGCTTGGAAGCCCAGCGAAATCACCGACCAGACCGGACGCACCTTCGTGATCACCGGCGCCAATGGCGGACTCGGTGAACAGACCACCAAGGTGCTCGCGGGCAAGGGCGCGACCGTCGTCATGGCCTGCCGCAATGCCGCCAAGGCGCAGGAGGTGGCCGACCGCATCGACGGCGACGTGCGGGTGGCGACGCTGGACCTGGCCGATCTCACCTCGGTGCGGCAGTTCGCCGAGACGCAGGGCGACTTCGATGTGCTGATCAATAACGCGGGCCTGATGAACATTCCGTTCTCGCGAACCAAGGACGGGTTCGAAACCCAGTGGGGCGTCAACCATCTCGGCCATTTCGCACTGACCGGGCTGCTGCTGGACAAGGTCCGCGACCGGGTGGTCACGCTGGCCTCGATCGCCCACAAGCAGACCCCCAAGCTGTGGATCGACGACCTCAACTACGAGAACCGGCGCTACCAGCGCAATCTCGCCTACGCGCAGGCCAAGCTGTCGAACCTGATGTTCGCCCGGGAACTGCAGCATCGGCTGGCGGCCGCCGGCTCGGCCAAGCGCTCCTACGCGGTGCATCCCGGCGTCTCGGCGACCGATCTGTTCGCGCGCACCGAAACCCCCCTGGACAAGATCTCGAAGCCGTTCATCCGGATCGTCGGCCAGTCCCCGTTCCACGCCGCCTACTCCTCGCTGTTCGCGGCGACCGAGCCGGATGCCGATCCGAACATCTATTGGGGTCCGACCCGCTGGTTCGGTAGCCAGGGCCCCGTCGAGGCGTCGCCCTCCAGCAAAATCTCCAACGACCCCGAACTGCTGCGCCGGCTCTGGGACGAGTCCGAGCGTTTGACCGGCGTCACATACAAGTTCTGA
- a CDS encoding transcriptional regulator, which yields MSAPHRRPALIVFVVVAFLACLGLGYWQWTRFESGGGTYQNLGYALQWPLFAGFVVWAYVRFVRLEKEAVEEATPGSESDESTAAVATDRPRRPKAAAPREIPAGILPERPAAARDDDPELAEYNRYLAELHAQDMDAKVRDAGLHHTERSAG from the coding sequence GTGTCCGCTCCCCATCGCCGTCCGGCCCTGATCGTGTTCGTGGTCGTGGCCTTCCTGGCGTGCCTGGGACTGGGCTATTGGCAGTGGACCCGGTTCGAATCCGGTGGCGGCACCTATCAGAATCTCGGCTACGCGCTGCAGTGGCCGCTGTTCGCCGGATTCGTGGTGTGGGCCTACGTCCGCTTCGTGCGTCTGGAGAAGGAAGCCGTCGAAGAAGCGACTCCCGGCTCCGAGAGCGACGAGTCCACCGCCGCCGTCGCCACCGACCGGCCGCGCCGGCCGAAAGCGGCGGCGCCACGCGAGATTCCGGCGGGCATCCTGCCGGAGCGACCCGCGGCGGCCCGGGACGACGATCCCGAGCTCGCCGAATACAACAGGTACCTGGCCGAACTGCATGCCCAGGACATGGACGCCAAGGTCCGTGACGCCGGGCTGCACCACACCGAGAGGAGCGCCGGTTGA
- a CDS encoding DUF3817 domain-containing protein: MSTRDNSAETPVAGETTTLAPRPLGAAAPEKIRGALTRYRALAYITGVWLLVLCGEMVYKYLLLDDSHTAPHWLFYIGQVHGIFYMIYLVFTIDLGIKARWKPATTALTCLAGTVPFASFFFEHYRTRDVKQTFGL, from the coding sequence TTGAGCACCCGCGACAACTCCGCAGAAACCCCCGTCGCCGGTGAGACCACCACGCTGGCTCCCCGCCCGCTCGGTGCCGCCGCGCCCGAGAAGATCCGCGGCGCGCTGACCCGCTACCGCGCGCTCGCCTACATCACCGGCGTCTGGCTGCTGGTGCTGTGCGGCGAGATGGTCTACAAATACCTGCTCCTCGACGACAGCCACACCGCCCCGCACTGGCTGTTCTACATCGGCCAGGTGCACGGCATCTTCTACATGATCTACCTGGTCTTCACCATCGACCTCGGCATCAAGGCGCGCTGGAAGCCCGCGACCACCGCCCTGACCTGCCTGGCCGGCACGGTGCCGTTCGCGTCCTTCTTCTTCGAGCACTACCGCACCCGTGACGTGAAGCAGACTTTCGGCCTCTGA
- a CDS encoding non-canonical purine NTP pyrophosphatase, whose translation MTRVLVASRNAKKLNELRRILAEAGVAGIEIVGLNDVPEYPEAPETAPTFEGNALAKARDGFAATGLPCVADDSGLEVDALNGMPGVLSARWSGTHGNDEANNALLLAQLGDVPDDRRGGRFVSACALVADGVEEVVRGEWPGTIGRKPVGDNGFGYDPLFFPEGDDRSSAQLTPAEKDAASHRGRALKQLLPALAALAGH comes from the coding sequence ATGACCCGGGTCCTGGTCGCCAGCCGAAATGCCAAGAAGCTCAACGAGTTGCGCCGCATCCTCGCCGAGGCGGGCGTCGCGGGCATCGAGATCGTCGGCCTGAACGACGTCCCGGAGTACCCCGAGGCGCCCGAGACCGCGCCGACCTTCGAGGGCAATGCCCTCGCCAAGGCCCGCGACGGTTTCGCCGCCACCGGGTTGCCCTGCGTCGCAGACGATTCCGGTCTCGAGGTGGATGCCCTCAACGGCATGCCCGGGGTGCTGTCGGCCCGCTGGTCGGGCACCCACGGCAATGACGAGGCCAACAACGCCCTGCTGCTGGCTCAGCTCGGCGACGTCCCCGACGACCGCCGCGGTGGCCGTTTCGTCTCCGCCTGCGCCCTGGTGGCCGACGGTGTGGAGGAGGTCGTGCGCGGCGAATGGCCCGGCACCATCGGCCGAAAGCCGGTGGGCGACAACGGGTTCGGCTACGATCCGCTGTTCTTCCCGGAGGGCGACGACCGCTCCTCCGCTCAGCTCACCCCGGCCGAGAAGGACGCCGCCTCCCACCGTGGCCGCGCCTTGAAGCAGCTCCTGCCGGCCCTGGCCGCGCTGGCCGGTCACTGA
- the rph gene encoding ribonuclease PH yields the protein MSKRADGRADDELRDVKITRGFTSHPAGSVLVEFGGTRVMCTASVTDGVPPWRRDSGLGWLTAEYAMLPAATHTRSGRESVKGKVGGRTQEISRLIGRSLRACIDLAALGENTIALDCDVLQADGGTRTAAITGAYVALSDAITYLGAAGKLSDPQPISCAIAAVSVGVVDGRVRLDLPYEEDSRAEVDMNVVATDTGTLVEIQGTGEGATFPRSTLDKLLDSALAGCEQLFVVQKEALALPYPGVLPEPEESRKR from the coding sequence GTGTCGAAACGAGCCGATGGCAGGGCGGATGACGAACTCCGCGACGTGAAGATCACCCGGGGATTCACCAGTCACCCCGCGGGTTCGGTGCTGGTGGAGTTCGGTGGGACGCGGGTGATGTGCACCGCGAGCGTCACCGACGGGGTGCCGCCGTGGCGGCGCGACTCCGGATTGGGCTGGCTGACGGCCGAATACGCCATGCTGCCCGCCGCCACCCACACCCGTTCGGGCCGAGAGTCGGTGAAGGGCAAGGTCGGTGGCCGCACTCAGGAGATCTCGCGGCTGATCGGCCGCTCGCTGCGCGCCTGCATCGACCTGGCCGCCCTCGGCGAGAACACCATCGCCCTGGACTGTGATGTGCTGCAGGCCGACGGCGGCACCCGCACCGCCGCCATCACCGGCGCGTACGTGGCGCTCTCGGATGCCATCACCTACCTGGGCGCGGCCGGGAAACTGTCCGACCCGCAACCGATCTCCTGCGCCATCGCCGCGGTGAGCGTCGGCGTGGTCGACGGCCGGGTGCGCCTGGACCTGCCGTACGAGGAAGATTCGCGCGCCGAGGTCGATATGAACGTCGTCGCCACCGATACCGGCACCCTGGTCGAGATCCAGGGCACCGGTGAGGGCGCGACGTTCCCGCGCTCCACCCTCGACAAGCTGCTCGATTCCGCGCTCGCGGGCTGTGAGCAGTTGTTCGTGGTGCAGAAGGAGGCGCTCGCCCTGCCGTACCCGGGCGTGCTGCCCGAGCCGGAGGAGTCCCGGAAGCGATGA
- a CDS encoding cyclic nucleotide-degrading phosphodiesterase: MRLTVIGCSGSVSGPDSPASGYLLTGPDMTPTVIDFGPGVLGALQRHLDPGEVDIFLTHLHADHCLDLPGLLVWRRYHPNPPTGKAVVYGPTDTSLRIGNASAEIGGETDDWSDVIDMRVWQTETPISFGPGHTIEARRMYHPPESYGLRITTAAGRTLVYTGDTALCDEVFELASGADVLLSEASWTHDPANRPPGIHLSGHEAGLIAARAGVGELLLTHIPPWTSREDVIAEAKAVFSGPVHAVSPGEVFDI; the protein is encoded by the coding sequence TGACCGGCCCGGATATGACACCGACAGTCATCGATTTCGGTCCCGGGGTGCTGGGTGCGCTGCAACGCCACCTGGATCCGGGTGAGGTCGACATCTTCCTGACCCACCTGCACGCCGATCACTGCCTGGATTTGCCGGGCCTGCTGGTGTGGCGGCGGTATCACCCGAATCCGCCGACGGGCAAGGCCGTCGTCTACGGCCCGACCGATACCTCGCTGCGCATCGGCAACGCCTCCGCGGAGATCGGCGGCGAGACCGACGACTGGTCCGATGTCATCGACATGCGGGTGTGGCAGACCGAGACTCCCATCTCGTTCGGCCCCGGCCACACCATCGAGGCGCGGCGCATGTACCACCCGCCGGAGTCCTACGGCCTGCGCATCACCACCGCCGCCGGCCGCACCCTGGTCTACACCGGCGACACCGCCCTGTGCGACGAGGTCTTCGAGTTGGCCAGCGGCGCAGACGTTCTGCTGTCGGAAGCCTCCTGGACCCACGATCCGGCCAACCGCCCGCCCGGCATCCACCTGTCCGGCCACGAGGCGGGCCTGATCGCCGCGCGTGCCGGCGTCGGCGAACTGCTGCTCACCCACATTCCGCCGTGGACCTCCCGCGAGGATGTCATCGCCGAAGCCAAAGCCGTGTTCAGCGGCCCGGTCCACGCGGTGTCGCCTGGCGAGGTTTTCGATATATAA